The following nucleotide sequence is from Chelonia mydas isolate rCheMyd1 chromosome 5, rCheMyd1.pri.v2, whole genome shotgun sequence.
tgcctagcacaatgaggtcctggtgcATGACTATGGCTCCTAGTCAtatggtaatgcaaataaataataataacaataagttGCAACAGGGCCAAAACGTATCCCAGGAATCAAGGAGCTGAATCCAGCTGTCTGGTTGCACTCAACTCCCCACAACCTCTCCtgtgctgagaaaaaaaaaatcttactagaCTGTTATTTTCTGAATCAAGATATccttgtattttgtattttaaaacttatttagTGCCATTTAAAATCATTAAAGTTGCCATATTGATATTCCTAAATCGTGACTGGAAAGACAGAAAGAATCCCAGTCAGCTGATAGAATCCTCTCTTTATCTGCACAAGAAGTTGAGAGCAAATGGTGGGCATACTGACCTCCTAGTGTTGCTCATCCCTGAACTGGAGAGGGAAAATGTCTAGGGATAGTATCTTTATAGTTCATCCTCTTGCTTCTTTCAATCCTTGGTGTTCTGGTGACACTGTCAACAAGGAATGCTCGACTCCAGACTTCAGAGCATGAATCTAACGTATAGCACCTGGCCAATTTTGGTCAGAGCATCTGTAATGACATGTATAATATTGACCATTCACTGTTTGTAGAAATGTGGTTCAGTTTAAAGCCTGTTGACAATTCTGCTCTCTACTCTTGCTGCTCCAATGGAGATAGGAATTCTGACAATCAAATCCATCTTTGTTTAGCTTCTTGTTAAAAACTGGATCATTTTATCTCTAAAGAATGTTTAGTAACTCCTTTACAACTGCTGTGAGAAAAATCTAAAAACTAAAAAGGAGTGTTAATATGAGGTCCAGGATTGAAACATAATTTAGTGTCCTAATTAACATTAATTAATGTTACTTTGTATGGCCAGAAAACATGCTGCAGGCCAGATTCTGGCCCATGTTAAGtcccctttatgctgctccagTAGTGTAAAGGCGGGGAGGTGCGGGGCGGGAGGTACTATAAACTGAAAAGTCCCTGCTGTGGGAGAATCCTTAGATTATTTTGAGTCTGTGTAACCAGCTCTTTGTCAGCTCCTTCCAGCTGCCCCTTGTCATAGGATGCCTGACTGCAATCATAGACAGCATAAAATCCTCTAGGAGATTTTTATGAACCCATGTGACTTATGTGgtcttgaggctgctctaagttacactagAGACTGCAgtggcccctggctgccccaaggAGCAAAAAGATGGCAGAAAGCCATGCTCCCCCCGTAGGTGCACGTGTGGCTTTTTCAGCACACCTGCCAACTTGGCCCTCAGAAAGGATAATAGATGTGCAATGTGTTTATTTTGGAAATTCAGACCATTTCATCACCGTCTCTCACAACTTTTTGCCATTGTGCACTACTTGTGATGTAAGTCTATCGGAACCTGATACGGATGCCCAACAATAAGATGCTACCATCAGTTTGTGCAGCAATCCTAGTAACACTCATTGTTCTAACACTCAGTGTTCATTGTGTAGCAATCCTAACACTCATTGAATCTCATTGTTACATACCACAGAAATACATACCACATGTCCAAGCAAGATGGACATGCATCTTTAATgtagaaaaacaatatttttactttataaacagttgacaaaaagtttttttgttttaattttaacttaAGGGAAACACATTTTTGGACATGTTTGAGCAgattaataaattgtatttgtatACATGTAACCAAAACAGCAATTTATCAGGTAGAAGTCAGTTGGGGGTTGGGGAATTGGGAGTGGGGAATAAAATGCCAACCTGTATATACAGTTGTGCTGTACTGATGATGAACTACTGTTTATTCAGGGAGAGCATAGCTTGGCAGCAACAGAAGAACCATCACAGCATATGACATTGTGCTTCGCTAGGAGACAACAATACATTATCTCAAATACAAATAGCACAAGCACAAGGGAAGAATACAAATGTTTTCTCAGACTTTGCTCATTATTTCACTGGGTGGCTGTCAGAACTGAGaactacagaaagacagacagagatCATAGGTACTGCATGTGTTTCTGTTACCAACACTTAAAAGTGATACACCTGGTTTAGGTTGGaaaatctaaggcctggtctacactacagagttaggttggcATAAGGCAACTAAATCAGTGCAAATACCCTGGTTATGACAcgcaccgctgacacaaggagggtagtgtggacatgcaaaagcgatttaattactgcaATGGCTGTACGGTGCCATAAATTAggtcgacataattttgtagtgtacttTTGTATATTTAGACCTACTTTAAAGCCCATTTACAGTGTCAGAGTGGTTTAGAGGGGCCTTAAGTAAATGAGAATCTAGCCCAACAGTATTTGGTGCAATTTTCTTCATAATTATGTGTATTTGTTGTTCAGTGAATTATGATAGCCGCTCTTGTGTACAAATTTTAAAACTACATTGTCTCACATCTTTTTCTTATAGAACCAGCTAACATATCTCTATTGCTGGAGATTACAACCTGTCACTATTTTGGAAAGAATTGCATGACTTCAAAGAGCATTGGATTAggtgctgaatgaggcaggaattCTGTGAATAAAATAGTATGTGATAATATAATTAAAGGCTATATCATAATGCAGATGTACAAGGGacaaaattaaagttgcacaagcAACTTAAATGTGGCTTTTCCTAATTTttcagtgtttgactttgcaaccttaataacattctgttagcatagttattttaaatgtaacattaTGACAAAATCATAAATCctttatatatacatttttctaaaacaaatgttTCTATTCTGGGCATTGCAGCAGCCCATTGCTCataagcaaccctacaataacaaatcaGACTAACAGGTAAGGCAAGAATACTTGCAAGCTTCTAAGAGGGTAGATATACTGCACATGGtgaataaaaattatgaaaagtaACATGTCTTTTAATTGTGCTGTGAGGATGGTTCTTGAAATCACAACTGTTATCTGACTTTATTAAGGCTGGTGATACTTGTTATAACGATTAGGATAtgtttctgctctcagttatacccaTGCTACCAGACTGACTTGTACTTTAACATGGTTGATGGCGTGCCCAAACATTGAGCTCTAAAGAGCAAGGGAAATAAGTACAGTTGCCCGGAGGATGACAGTTCCATTTTATGAAAACTTTTAAGGTTTCAGAATTTCTTTTCATTCCAgtgcagaacaaaaccaaactctCTCAAATATTTACACAAAAAAGGACTTGTGCATGTGTGCACTGATCTGGAATGTGAGAGGTTCAGGGTCAAGTCTCTGTTATGGTTGATTTTGAGTGCTGTAGGATGAAAAATTCAGTTCTAAATCAGAAAGAACAGCGGatgtcccacatcccaggtcagTTCCCTAACCATCTAGGTATAGAGTGTCTGTCTCTCACCCCAGGAGCTTCTTAATAAAAGTTTTGTGGAAACCGATATATCTTTGATGACGAATTCTAGGAATAAGCTATCAAATCCTTTACTATATAATTTTTTGTTATATTTCAGGATTGCATATTTCACAGGAATATCACTGGTGACCTGAAAGCATTTATAGATAAATATGGTTTTGATGTTCTTGTGATTTTGGCCAACTATTTAGCAGAGGATGAGCAGGCTAAGCGGCAGATAGTGGTGTACTCAGAAAACTTAGAGCTATGCAATCAAGTAAGTACTATAAAGAAAGAATGAAACATTGTCCTTCCTGAACTGAGTATGCTTGAAAATAGTTATTGTATAATTAAATGGGTTAAACACTGAATAACCATTTAACATGTGATGGTGTGGGTGCTACAACACTTTATTGTCATGGATGTGGAATGACTGCATTATTTATATTTGCAGTATTGCTGAAGCTATGTTGGGCCCAGAATATGAGAGAGTTAAAGTGGGTGACCACCTTCTGTTTATGGAAGAAGGGAGAAAGATGTTTttaagcttcacagagctcttccccaGATCTGAGCGTGTTCCTTCTTCCAGCaaaagttggtcaaataaaagatattatctcacccactttaTCTCTTGCATTATTTATGTATTGCATAACAAAGCACTACCGTATTTGACAGTGTTCCAGAGCAGTCATGCAGCTAGATCCAGTGGTCAAAAGAAAGAGAAGGGGGATATACAGatgacttttcattaaaaaatgttcaCAACATTTTTGTGTTGATTTGACTTGATTGTGTGTTTCATTGTGGCCTACTCAATGGCGATTGGGTTGTGAACACATATACAATATAAACGAGAGAAAAACCAAAGGGACTGTTTTCATGTTTAGATTTGGATTAGATATAAGGTAAAGTTCAGGATTCTGATTTGAGTTTGGGTTTTAACAGCAACAAAAGTTGCCAGctattttcatgaaattttggACAAAAATGGAGGAAGTGCTTCTGAGCTCCACTCTGAGCATCTTGTAAGATTTTCTTCATCTTAGGTGAAAATCTCAGAAGGTAATTTTGGCCACATCCAAACCAGAAATGGAAGAAACAAGTTTCTAGTTTTGGTTCCAATCTGTAAGCTGGACTACTGGTGTTGGTTGAGATCCAGGAATTTAAAATCAGACTCCTGCTACCTATTCAAAATGTGAAAGAGTTCTGATTCaaggttttgattttatttcatgAATAGTATAAATATTTCACTAGATCTTTGAGCACCATACAGTTGTTActattaaagaaaaattatttttagtaTTCTAGacctgtttttaaattattttaaattcagtGCACACTGAGGTGctaatcctgcaactggatctgcaTGGGCAGGCAGAGCCTTGTAACAGGGTGGAGCCCACTTGACTTTGAGGAGACTTTGTATAGTCCCAAGAGCTCACAGacatggatctgattgcaggacagTGGCTTAAATAAGTACTTCCCCCTTTGGTGTAGAAATGCATTTCTTTAACACTTCCTGgaagcattcagtttctttttCACCTTTTACAGATTTTAGTCAGCTTTCCTAGAATAGCAAACAAAAATCTGAGTTTATTTTAGGAGTGAAGAATTAATTTGAAAAGTCAAATTATAGCATTTCAAGTAAATATttgttaattaaataataaatgttatgCAGTGATCTTCTTGAGTTTAAGAGGATTAATGTGTTCAAAGTTCATTAAAAAGATAGGTAAAGCAAGATAGCTGAGAAATCAACCGACAAGAATATGTCAATaatagacaataatactattaGTATACATTTGTAACTGTCCTTACAATGACTTTTTGAAACCACTGTATTTTCCAACAGATTTGCTGTGAATTAGAAGAATGTCAGAATCCTTGCCTGGAGCTGGATCCTTTAGAATGCGGATGTGACCAATTCCTCGTTTATCACCAAGACAATGCTTTGGTGACTGGTGATCAAATTTTTCTAATAATTAAAGAAGTTATTAACAGAAGACAGCCAGAAATGGTACCAAACAGCAGAACGTCTTCTACTGAAGCTGTTGCTGGGAGTGCTCCACTTTCACAGGGATCTTCTGGTATCATGGAGCTATATGGTTCTGACATAGAACCACAGCCCAGTTCTGTCAACTTTATAGAAAATCCTCAAGATCTCAATGGATCTATCCAAGCCCATGTTGATGTTAATATAGACCTTGTGAGTCCAGACAGTGGATTGGCTACCATTAGAAGCAGCCGGTCTTCCAAGGAGAGCTCAGTTTTTCTCAGTGACGATAGTCCAGTTGCAGAAGGTGCTCATCACAGTCTCCTTCCAGGTTTTGATTCCTATAGCCCCATTCCTGAAGGAGCAATACCAGAAGAACAACAGCCTCAGTCTAGAAACAACAGTGATAACTTTGATCTTTTCAGTTTTGATCTAGCACCTATGGTTACAATTCGATCTGAATCTTCTTCTCGTTCTGTTGATTATTCCCCAGCAGATGACTTCTTCCTGAATAGTGATTCATCAGAAGGACAACCACCTATTGTGCAGAAAGAACTTGATGAGACAAATCTATCAGAAAATGACATGGCTAATTATTCATCCAATTTACTAATGACAACAAATGAAGAAGACAGTTTAGTAGAATTTGATGATGAATTTAGGCAAGAAAATCCTGGAGATTTGTCTGAAAAAACTTCAAGTTTGACAGATTTAGTGGAAGATGATTCTTCTTCGCCTGAGGTgttgaaaaatgttgaaacaagaaTTCCCCCAACTCCTATGAACAGTCTTGTAGAAAGCTCACCATTAGATAATGGACCACCTTTGTTTTTTCCACaagatgtaattaaaaaaattaatgaaatagaTAGTGCAAGCTATTCTCAGTCACGTGCTAGGTATGGAAGCTGGTGGGATGGTTTTGAATTAGATTCTAAAAATGCTGATGCTTGGAGTTCAAGTGAACAGGAATCTGTATTTCAAAGCCCTGATTCATGGAAAGATCGTAAAGCAAGCCCATTACTTCGGGAGCACTTTGATAGAAGAGCCTCAGATTCTGTATTCCTGCAAAAACAGCCAAGGCAGATGGAATACTCAAGAACAGGTCTGTGGGAGAATCAGTTTAACCCTGTCCGAGATAAACATAGCTTAGAGCTGCAGAAGAAAACCACTGAACACTCACACGGGCAAAGTACATCTTTAGAGGAGACAAAACAACACATGGAAGCATTTACTGATTTGTGGAAGTCCAGTCAGCTGACCCCAGTGATATCAGCTCCATGGTGTAACACTGTAGGTGAAAGTGGACAACTCGATGCAGAATCTTACGATGTTTGGACAGAGTTTGATCAAGAAGACGGCGCTAAGCCATCAGAAAATGTATGGAGTATGCTGAAACTGGACACTGATCAAACTTCTGTGAGGAGTCTTGAAGCCTGGGCCATGTCCAAAACTAATCTATCATATTCTTCAGAAAACACTGCAGAAAATGAGTCTGAAAACCTGAACAATGAAGTATCTTCAGAAGCCTGGAACAAAGGGAGGGCTTATCCAGTGGAAGAatacagcacttttgaaaatacaaagTCCAGTATTGATAATGTGCAGAACAATTCTAATCTAGCCAtagaaaatcaaaatgtattaGGTGACACTAAATGTAGACCAAAACAATTTGAAAATATGGATGTCTGGGATCTGTATGAAAAAGACATAGAGAAAGAAGTACTAGAAACTCTGGTTCCATGGGAAGATTCTGTCTTGTCATATAGATGCTCAGACTTTAGCTCATCAAATGCCGGTGAAGATTTAGTTGTTTCTCCACCAGATACCAATTATTCAACATCTGATTCATACATATCACCTACATTTATAGGGGACGAAAGGGAAAATGAGGACAAGCATTTTGACAGAGAAACAATTTTCGATGAAGTGATTAACTCAAATTCAGATGAACCTAAAATATTGGAGGAAACAGATAAGGAATCATTACCACAACCATCCATTAGAAGCATGCCTTTTCTAAGCTCAGGAAACACAGAAATGTGGAATGTGTCTCTTAATAATGTCAGTCAGTTAAAAGCAGAAAATTCTGAAATTACTGCTCTTCCAAACACTTGTACAGTTTCACGGAATTCAGAACAAATAGCTGCTAAGTATTTTTCAGGTGATGAGAATATCAGTGAAAGTAATTCTAGTTCTGAGGACACTGGAGTCATGCAGGTGTATAATCAAACAGTCAACCACTTATCTCAGCCACATGGTGGACTGAATACCAGACCAACTGCAGctgaaaaaaatgtagaaatatgGAACAGGGTCATCCTTGAGGATACACAGTCATCTACAAGCACTTCAGAGATGGGTAATGGTTTCGACTTGAAAGGAAGTGACTTAGAAAATGAGGTTTCAGTTAATGGGCAAGTACAAGGAAGCATTAATGAAGATTCAGAATTGAGAACTCAGCTTTCAGAGCAACAGTTGAATCTCTGGAGTGTATACCTTCAGCAGAATCATCAGGCAGGATGGGAGAATAATGGTATCTCTGGTACTTCTCAACAAGGAATAGATGAATATAAAAGAATAGATGAGATGAGTGGACAGCTAACCATTAGCAATGTTTGGAACACAACCATGCAAGATAACACAGTGTCACCATCAGTGTTATCCAAACTATCATGTATAACAAATTCAGAAGAAAGTACACCACCATCCGAAATTCCTAACTCACCAGAAAAAATAAGGAacagtgacattttcaaagctttaGAAACAGagaaatcagaaataaatatgCCCTTTTCTTGTCCGTCTAACCCTGCCAATCAGGAACAGAGGAAACGAACTTTGCAGAACAATGCAGAATCTTCTGCAACAAGTCACGAGGAAGAAAGACATTCTGGGCATTTAGATTTCTATAATCTCCAAAATTACAGCCATAGTAATATATCACAGACACTTCCTAGAAATACTAATAAGGAAAGTACCGCTACAGAGGGTGCAACAAGTCCCGAGATGAAAAGTGCCTCTGAAAGTTATAACAAAGGCGAGGATGGCCAAGAAAATCATTCTCCTACAGTGCCTGAAAATCTAGATAGCTGGAATGACTCTGCGAAGAGTAGCTCTCAATCAGTTGTATCAAGTCCTTTGATAAATGAAGCACCAGAGGTGTTCAGAGGGGCTCAAGAGAGTTTATCTGAGGAAGTTCCTAGCAATTTAGAGATCTGCAGTTTTGAATTAGGTTTTTCTGAACTCAGTCCAGAGATAAGTGATGCTCATGAAACACCTTTCATGAGTGAGATTCTGCAGACTAAAATTCAAGTGAATCCCTCTTCTGAATCTGCTGAAGTGCCTGGCATTACAAATATATCTGTGATGGATAATTCATTATCACATGAAATGGATTCTGGGGGAAATGATGCTTCTGAAGGTTTAGAATCTGGGAATAAAATTCCAGATGAGGAACATGTTGACACCACATCTCATCATGATTTTCCCCAAATTCTAGGTGTTTGGAATTCACGCATGTGTGAAGATACACAGTCTCCTGGAACAAGTCCTGAGACAAGTGAGGTTCCTGAAATGACAAACACCATGAATAGCCTTCTAGGAGATACACAAATCAAAAGTGATTGTGAAGAGGATAATGTATGGAGTGGTTCAACAAATGATTATACACAGTCCAGTGCCACAAGTCCTGATATAAGTGATGCCTCTGAAAATGTGCATGTTTGGGGGAGCATGCCAGCTACCTGTCATAGAGAAAGTGAAGACATTTGGAATATCACCAATGATGGATTAGAAAAAGCTCCTGAAAAGGGGGGCTTTGAGAATAAAAGTCAGGGAGAATCTGAAGAGAGCATTGATCACAAAGTTCCTAAAAATTTAGATCTTTGGAATGCACATGTAGATGATGATACAGTATCTTCTTTATCAAGTCCTGAAGCAAATGAGGATTCCAAAAATTCAGAGGCACCTCAGGCAGTGATAGAGATAGATTCCAACTATCAAGCAAATGAGAATAAAGTTTCTGAAACTAAAGAACACGATTATGCACAATCCAGTGCAGTGAGTTCTGAAGACAGTTTAGATGCTGAaatggaactggagaaagaggtTCAGATGGCCATCTTAAATAAaaactctgaaaatgtaaaacCTTGGAATATATCAAAGGAAGATGATATTATGCACTTAAACACAACTAACAATGATACCTGTGAAGCTTTTGAATATTTAGATGGCTGGGAAACAAGTCAGGGAGAATTTCAAGTGAATACTTTCCAAGAAAATCCAGACCATCCACATGTTTGGAATTCATGTACAATGGATTACTATATTGCCCCATCTTCTGCAGCAGGACATAAAGAATATTCTTCAAAGAATTCAGAATCATGGAATATATCATTGCAAGCTGATTCTGAAATAAATCAAAGGTCCACTGTGGAAACAAATGACCATTCAGAATGGTGGAATTCAGAAACGCATAAACACAAGCCAGTAGAATGGCAATATTCTAATTCAGATGGTGGTTTAGAAATTAATCAATTGGCAAACATTAAGCTTGATGCCTGGGGAGCACCAGTACAAAGTGAAGAACTAAAAGTTGCATATCCTGCTTATCTAGGTATCCACGCAAATCAGTCTCCCCCTCTGTACTTTAAGGAAGAGAAATATGAAAGTATAGTGCATTCCAGGAATATTCACAAGAGTCAAATTGATCCAGATATTGTACAGCATAAACTGTCTGATCCACTGGCACTGGCTAAGAAAGAAAGGGATTTAAAAGAGCAGCCTTTTGTCACAGTTGATGGAGATCAAGATACTTCTAAAAATGCTTTTCCAGAAAAGTGGCAACCAGATATGCCAAACACATTTGCTCAGGCAAACCTAATACTTGATCTTTCAAGAGATAATGTGGACGTTCAAATAAAAACTTCAAATAAAGATCTATTTGTTCAAGAACAATGGAATACCGGTGGAACTTTAGAATTCTGCAGCTCCCCCAAAAATGCTTTCATTGCAAATGACTCATCCCAAAAACTGATAGAAAAGTCAAGCCTGAGATGGAATGAGTTAGCTGAAGTTCGCCAAATTACATGTTCCCCATATACTTTACAGGACGAGACTCCAGAAAGTAATCAGCTATTCCCAGTAGATCCTGATTTGTGGACTGATACTGAacagcttttcattttgaaagctgATGGTGAAAATCCTGATATATTAAGTCACTGTGACCAAGACAGTAGTTCACTGGCCTCAAACAGGCCTGATGTTTGCCATGAATATGAAGCTAAGCATGCATCTTCACAATCTACTGATGCTTTGGCTGAGGCTGGAGAAGTTACTCAGCTGGTTCTCACGGTGTCCAATATAAGCAAAGAAGCAGACTTTGATTTTAAACAGCAATTAGTAACTCACAAAGTAGAGACATATCCTGATCGAAATAGTCCAGAAAATAATGATGGAACACAGGTTGATCAGCTAATATCTCCTAAAGCTCATGAAGCTTCTGAATTCAGAAAGGAAAATATCTTAAAAAAATCTGACTTAGAAAAGAAACCAGTTGTTGAATTAATGGATTCAGCAGGCTCCTCTGCTGAAGATTTGGGAATGGTTTCCTTGCATCTTAAAGATGCTTGCTATGAAAATAATATTCTTGCAGCTTCAGTGAAGGTAGTTCACTCCCAGAGACATTTAGTTGCCACTGATTTCTTTCCCCTTGATAATTCGGAAGAAAGCATAAAAGATATGAGTGTCTCAGCTGaaactggccaaattccagccaTTGATCATACAGCAGTGACTTCCGATAAAGTAGAAATATCAGACATGTGTGTTGATGGGAATGAGACTGGTATAGAAAATAGCTCCAACACATCAATCACTAACAGCCAGTCATTAGGTGAAGTGAGCAAACTGACAATATTAAACAGTAAAGACAATGTAGCAGTAGAAAGAGATGCAACTGACGAACAAAcactcttcttaaaaacctcattGGATGATAATGATAGAGATGCTGCAGTTTGTCAGCATGCTGACAATGTCGTAAAAGAACCTGAACATTTGCCTGATAGCCATAATCCTTGGTTTAAAGAATCACCTAATGAACAGTCACCAGTGGTGTACTCTTCTCCATCTGATGTATCGTTTAATACAGAAGCCACTGGCAgcaaagagagaggaaaggagattTCATTAAAGCAGCAGTTTTCTGGCAGTGTTTCGGTGGAAATGCCATTATCTCCACTTCCTCCTCAAAAAGATAAAATGAACTTTTTAGAGACCAAAGACAGCATTGCCAAAGATCAGTCATTTGACTCATTTGCAGAGTGCCCCCAGGGAGACCAGGCATTGGGGTCTTTACCATTAGAGTCTGAAGTGATGCCTGAATCCTCTGATATCTTGAAAGGATTAGAACATGAAGCACAAAGAAGTAATACTGATTCACCAGCAGGTGGAGTCACAGGATCACCCAATGGTAAGAAATTATGCACTgtctaataaaataaattaatgggaCAAAGTAGTAAATGTCTGAGAAGGAGTATTGCTACTGAACAGTAAGATACAGTATAGCTACTGCATGGTGAGACTTTAATGGAGTGGCATTTGGAATACATGAGTCTTCCTGAAACTCTGGGCCTTGGAAAGACCTGTATTCTCTTCATTGTAGCTAGATCAAAAACCGAAACTTTGAAGGAGGGAGAGTCATTTACCACATATTTGTATAATGCCTAGCATAAAGGACCCCAGCCTCACTGGCCTCTTGGCACTACcacaatattaaataaaataaaataataataataatataaaatgcaaGAATAAATTAACACAGGACATAGGCTatcaaaggcaaataaaaatgggtttattttacAGGACTCATTTGAAAAACAATAATTGCTAACTgctaaaactgaaattttgttcGTTTTGCATTTTAGAAGCTGCCAGTGACCCCCTCTATACTGAGGGGAATGGAAGAAATTCCACTGAGAGCCCTGAACTGATAAGTACAGAGAGTAAGGAAGATATGAGGACACAGGTGAACAAAGATCAGACTGCACTAGAGATGGATTACATCCTTGTTACTGCTGAAGAAAATGGATCTGTGAAGAAGGATATCCTTGAAACAAAGGAAAGTGATTTTGCATTTCAAGAAGCTAATGTGGCTGAACAAACAGAGTCTCATGAAGCCTTTTCAGCAGGCTTCTCAGATACATTTCAGTCAATCTCCATAATAAATGAAAGTAAAGACCAATCTTTTTTGA
It contains:
- the PRUNE2 gene encoding protein prune homolog 2 isoform X1, which encodes MEEFLQRTKSKLNRSKRLGKVHVVLGNKPCDLDSLISALTYAYFLDKVSPPDVLCLPVLNIPRREFSYYPETRFILEELNIPESFHIFQDEINLHQLNDEGKLSLTLVNSNMLASDDRSLESAVVKVINPDERCDANLGLQASSSSLVVKEILQEAPELITQQLAHLLRGSILFKCMSMEPERITEQQEEILSILEEKFPELPPREDIISVFQETPFKAQGLNIEEAMLKDLKELSDGEIKVAVSTVYMTLEDCIFHRNITGDLKAFIDKYGFDVLVILANYLAEDEQAKRQIVVYSENLELCNQICCELEECQNPCLELDPLECGCDQFLVYHQDNALVTGDQIFLIIKEVINRRQPEMVPNSRTSSTEAVAGSAPLSQGSSGIMELYGSDIEPQPSSVNFIENPQDLNGSIQAHVDVNIDLVSPDSGLATIRSSRSSKESSVFLSDDSPVAEGAHHSLLPGFDSYSPIPEGAIPEEQQPQSRNNSDNFDLFSFDLAPMVTIRSESSSRSVDYSPADDFFLNSDSSEGQPPIVQKELDETNLSENDMANYSSNLLMTTNEEDSLVEFDDEFRQENPGDLSEKTSSLTDLVEDDSSSPEVLKNVETRIPPTPMNSLVESSPLDNGPPLFFPQDVIKKINEIDSASYSQSRARYGSWWDGFELDSKNADAWSSSEQESVFQSPDSWKDRKASPLLREHFDRRASDSVFLQKQPRQMEYSRTGLWENQFNPVRDKHSLELQKKTTEHSHGQSTSLEETKQHMEAFTDLWKSSQLTPVISAPWCNTVGESGQLDAESYDVWTEFDQEDGAKPSENVWSMLKLDTDQTSVRSLEAWAMSKTNLSYSSENTAENESENLNNEVSSEAWNKGRAYPVEEYSTFENTKSSIDNVQNNSNLAIENQNVLGDTKCRPKQFENMDVWDLYEKDIEKEVLETLVPWEDSVLSYRCSDFSSSNAGEDLVVSPPDTNYSTSDSYISPTFIGDERENEDKHFDRETIFDEVINSNSDEPKILEETDKESLPQPSIRSMPFLSSGNTEMWNVSLNNVSQLKAENSEITALPNTCTVSRNSEQIAAKYFSGDENISESNSSSEDTGVMQVYNQTVNHLSQPHGGLNTRPTAAEKNVEIWNRVILEDTQSSTSTSEMGNGFDLKGSDLENEVSVNGQVQGSINEDSELRTQLSEQQLNLWSVYLQQNHQAGWENNGISGTSQQGIDEYKRIDEMSGQLTISNVWNTTMQDNTVSPSVLSKLSCITNSEESTPPSEIPNSPEKIRNSDIFKALETEKSEINMPFSCPSNPANQEQRKRTLQNNAESSATSHEEERHSGHLDFYNLQNYSHSNISQTLPRNTNKESTATEGATSPEMKSASESYNKGEDGQENHSPTVPENLDSWNDSAKSSSQSVVSSPLINEAPEVFRGAQESLSEEVPSNLEICSFELGFSELSPEISDAHETPFMSEILQTKIQVNPSSESAEVPGITNISVMDNSLSHEMDSGGNDASEGLESGNKIPDEEHVDTTSHHDFPQILGVWNSRMCEDTQSPGTSPETSEVPEMTNTMNSLLGDTQIKSDCEEDNVWSGSTNDYTQSSATSPDISDASENVHVWGSMPATCHRESEDIWNITNDGLEKAPEKGGFENKSQGESEESIDHKVPKNLDLWNAHVDDDTVSSLSSPEANEDSKNSEAPQAVIEIDSNYQANENKVSETKEHDYAQSSAVSSEDSLDAEMELEKEVQMAILNKNSENVKPWNISKEDDIMHLNTTNNDTCEAFEYLDGWETSQGEFQVNTFQENPDHPHVWNSCTMDYYIAPSSAAGHKEYSSKNSESWNISLQADSEINQRSTVETNDHSEWWNSETHKHKPVEWQYSNSDGGLEINQLANIKLDAWGAPVQSEELKVAYPAYLGIHANQSPPLYFKEEKYESIVHSRNIHKSQIDPDIVQHKLSDPLALAKKERDLKEQPFVTVDGDQDTSKNAFPEKWQPDMPNTFAQANLILDLSRDNVDVQIKTSNKDLFVQEQWNTGGTLEFCSSPKNAFIANDSSQKLIEKSSLRWNELAEVRQITCSPYTLQDETPESNQLFPVDPDLWTDTEQLFILKADGENPDILSHCDQDSSSLASNRPDVCHEYEAKHASSQSTDALAEAGEVTQLVLTVSNISKEADFDFKQQLVTHKVETYPDRNSPENNDGTQVDQLISPKAHEASEFRKENILKKSDLEKKPVVELMDSAGSSAEDLGMVSLHLKDACYENNILAASVKVVHSQRHLVATDFFPLDNSEESIKDMSVSAETGQIPAIDHTAVTSDKVEISDMCVDGNETGIENSSNTSITNSQSLGEVSKLTILNSKDNVAVERDATDEQTLFLKTSLDDNDRDAAVCQHADNVVKEPEHLPDSHNPWFKESPNEQSPVVYSSPSDVSFNTEATGSKERGKEISLKQQFSGSVSVEMPLSPLPPQKDKMNFLETKDSIAKDQSFDSFAECPQGDQALGSLPLESEVMPESSDILKGLEHEAQRSNTDSPAGGVTGSPNEAASDPLYTEGNGRNSTESPELISTESKEDMRTQVNKDQTALEMDYILVTAEENGSVKKDILETKESDFAFQEANVAEQTESHEAFSAGFSDTFQSISIINESKDQSFLTTEWGSFHLAEKSPSVLPQRLGDEKRSPESPAQDHSWTVLGKNEASDISPEEISSRTETMDSGSGHSVKELEAVLDQELIHDKQSGVQLKKPPHKSFEQEKYSPLDSLTREDKNSSIVRTDALLLQVVGGHGIWEVHSQQHPGDGMATEQEMEEETEFLNSERELNRVSGLVPEDVGMEIPFEEGVLSPDTTEIRPEPPNSLDLNGSHPRRIKLTAPNINLSLDRSEGSVLSDDNLDTPDEIDINVDDLDTPDEADSFEYTGNEDQAAVRDVFQEESESIPEYTAEEERQDNRLWRTVVIGEQEQRIDMKVIEPYKKVISHGGYYGDGLNAIIVFAACFLPDSSRADYNYVMENLFLYVISTLELMVAEDYMIVYLNGATPRRKMPGFGWMKKCYQMIDRRLRKNLKSFIIVHPSWFIRTILAVTRPFISSKFSSKIQYVGTLAELSELIPMEYVHIPESIVKYDEEKCFKRRMRLDEELREASETAKTSCLSNEPEMTSMEQELDVTLRKEKP